attttaagaaGTACTAAAATCATAGTTTTAAAAGTTATAGATCATTTATGTACTTTTTTAATCATAAATTAGAAATAGATATTAATTATTATGTATTATTAATGAATTATCATAAATtagaattattaattattatatattattaatgaattaaatatgaaaatgccatgtggcattaattaGAAGGGTATTAGATgagaaaatgccatgtggcatttcaagtattcttttattagtattagactAGAAATCAGTCTCTAATATCTAAACACCTTATTTGAGACTAAATTTCAGTCGCAAATATGTTTTCATGGTATAGCGTTTTGGAAGGACGATTATTGACTACTAAATTTTTGTCTCAAATATGTTCCCTCTATAATGAAAAATGACACGTCTATGTTTGAGACTAATATTCTGTCTCCAATATAGATGGAACATATTAGGGACTGAATATAAGTTATTAACATTTTCAAGACAACCATAATTAGGGACTGATATTCAGTTTTGAATACCTTTTTATATAGAAAATGATTGGTGACTAATTTTCAGTGTCCAAATATGTTTAAACTTTTCGAAAACTTATTAGGAACTAATTTTCAGTCTCCAAAGTTTTATACAGACATAAGAAACAGTGATTGATAATTAGTCTCTAATAATCGATACAAATCATTGTATTTTAAAGAAGAAATTACAGGCTCAAAATTAGTCTTCATATTTATTGCAACATACTATATTGTGGACTAGTATTTATTTAagaaaagaatttttttttttatataaacaagCCCAACACGAGCTTCACTTATCAGGCTCCAGCATAGTTAAGTttgggctcggctcggcttgttTACACCCTAGTTAATTCGATCAACTGTTATAAAAGAACTAAAGACCGGAAATCAGTCTCTAAAGTACTTGTAAAAACCATATTGGACACTATTATTTAGTGCACAAAGCTTATTTGTAGACATAAGTTCATGGATAACCAAAacactatttaaaaaaaaaaagcatatGCATTATACGTTTAACATAATACATGATATTTCCAAAATTAGTCTAAATGAACATAAAATAAGTGCAAAGTTCAAGATAATACATAATAAAAATTATTAGCATCTAAATCAACCAATTGTAGCACATTAACAACCTTCACATGTCCAAGTAGCACAAGCCTCTAAAACACATCATTGAGCCCAATCCAAACCAAAATCGAGTGTTGTACAACTTTGCCAAACTTTATTAAATACTACGTGTGATTCCTTCCTTGATAATTAAACTTTTACCTGCAAACATAATATTTATACTAAATGATTAGATAACGTAAAACAATTATACTATTACATATATATTAGTAAGAGACAAGTACTTAGTGAAATTTAAATAATCAAAACTCTTACAAAATTTATAGAATGAACATTATCAATCATCATTGTCTGACTCgtcattttcaatttcattattGGGCTTATCAACATCTGACTCATCCAAATTTGTCTCTGAACCAAAATCTTCCATGCTATGATCAGAATCATCTATTTCATCAATAATAAAACCATCTATAGTGTCATCAGAATGATGTTGAACATCAACAGTTTCAACAATTTGATCTTCAACATCTTCACGATGAAGGTTGACATCTACTAACATATCTTCTTCATTCTGATTTTCTGGAATATCCCACAAGTGCCTATGGGTAATTCTTTCAATGATTTTCCATTGTGAATTTGGTTTAAGTATATCATTTATATAAAACACTTGTTTTGCCTGGTTTGCTAAAATGGAAGGATCATCCTTATAAGCATGTCGGGACGTGTCTATGCTTATGAAATGAGGTTCAAATATCACGTGCTTTCTTCGTCGATCAGTATCAAACCATGTGCATTTGAATAAAATAATATGATAACCTCTTATGAATGACAATTCAATGACATCATCAAGGTATCCATAGTAATCGTCCTCGATATCATTATGAACGCCCGGTACCGTAACTCCACAATTTTGTGTTTGTCTGCAGTCATCGCTTGACTTAACTAAAAATTTTACTCCGTTCACTATGTATCCCCTTTGTGATGAAACTCGACTATCAGGAAGGCAAGACAGTGCATATAACTCCTCATTAATTTGAGATGGATTTAGCACATACATCTCTCGAACCTGTTGTCAATTTTAAACATAGTAATCATGTTATTAGAGTGCAGTACAATATCACAAAGTAAAGTAAGTAAAATAGAGTGGATTGTTACTCGTTTTGCAAACCAATCCGGGAATGTAGACTGTTGCATCTCAGAAAAATCTGATGATTCCGGATgttgattttttaaaatttgtaAGTGTTCCCTGCCACGTGTAGATAAACTATAAATTTACTAACATGTGACACTTAATACTAATATACaaccaaatattaaaaaaaaaaaaaaacttactctAATTACGGTTGAACCTCTTGACAATTGTTGAAGATAAACCATATTGCTTTCTTCATAAGATTAGTAGGAAGCATATGAACTTCTTTCTTCCCAATACCTCGACCATTCAATCTAAAAATATCTAACGCAAAGCTTCGAGCATCACTAGAGGTTTTGTCAACATTTCTATCACGTTTATCCAACTTTGATTCAACACCTCGTAAATAGTGTGAACAAAATGTTATAGCTTCCTCAACAACATAACCTTCTGCTATCGAGCTTTCGGGTTTTGCTTTGTTTCCAACATATTTCTTTAAATGGCCAAGGTATCTTTCGATCGGATACATCCACCTTGATTGCACAGGTCCTCCCAAAATTGCCTCTTGAGGAAGATGCACACACAAGTGCATCATAACTGTAAAAAATGACGGGGGAAATATTTGTTCAAGCTTGCACAAAATCTTGACTATGTCTTTTTGTAACGCTTCCAACTCTGTGACGTGTAATGTGACTTCAGTAAGTTTCTTGAAAAATTGAGACAGCTCCACTATCGCATCGCGAATTTGTTTTGTCATAAAGGGACGAATTGCAATAGGAATGATGCATTGTATCAAGACGTGACAATCATGTGATTTAAGCCCATATACCTTACCTTCCTCAACACTTACATTTTTAGCTAAATTTCCAGCATACCCATCTGGAAAACGCACTGAGCTAAGTAAATTGCAAAATTTTTTCCTCTCATCGCGAGTTAAAACATATGAAGCATGTGGTTTAACCCAATGATCATTCTTCCTCACCAAGTGAAGCTCTTTACGTATGTTCATATCTTCCAAATCTAGTCGAGCTTTGTCAGTGTCTTTCGTCTTTCCTTCTATGTTTAACAAGGTTCCTAACACGTTCTCACACACATTTCTCTCAACATGCATCACGTCAATGTTGTGACGAATCAACAACTTAGGCCAATATAGGAGTTCGAAGAAGATGCTTCTCTTTGACCAATTTAAATCGTGTGGGTTCCGTTTTCTTTTTTACCTCCATGAGCCTTATGTTTTCCATGCTGATGTATAGTGAGATGTTCTAACTGACGTAAGCAATCATCTCCATTGACAGGTTTAGGTGCAAGCCTAGTCTCTTTCTGTCCATTGAAATCTCGTGCTTTCCTCCAAGAGTGATCAAGTGGGAGAAATCTCCAATGGCCTACAAATGCTATTTTATCTCGTGTATATACATACTACTTGCATCTTCATTGCATATTGGGCATGCCTTGTATCCACTCGTGCTCCATCCGGATAGGTAACCATACGCAGGAAAATCATTAATTGTCCATAGAAGTGCAGCACGCATGTTGAATGTCTGTTTTGATTCGCAATCATATGTTTCAACACCCGTATCCCACAGAAGTTTCAACTCATCTATAAGCGGACGTAAAAATACATCAATATCCTTTCCTGGTGAATCTTTTCCAGGAATCAACAATGCTAACATAAATGAAGCATCGACCATAGACTTCCAAGGAGGCATATTGTATGGTATGAGCACAACAGGCCACATACTATAGGAAAGACTCTTTGCACCGAAAGGATTAAAACCATCACTTGCAAGCCCTAGGCGAACATTTCTAGGATCATTTGCAAAATCGGGAAACGTTGTATCAAAGTGTTCCCATGCCTTTCCGTCAGCCGAATGCCTAAGAACTCCCTCTTCTTTGGTTCTGTATTGATCGTGCCATAACATTTCCTTAGCAGTGTGTCTCGATGCATATAAACGCTTAAGTCTACCTGTGATGGGAAAGTAACGTAAGACTTTTACCGGCTTCTTCCTCCCTTTACTGTTTTCTTCATAACGACTAGTGCTACACACTGGGCAAGTTTGTAAATTTGCATTTTCTTTCCAAAATAATGCACAATCATGTTTACACGCATGGATAGATTCGTATCCAAGTCCGAGAGTACGTAAATACTTTTTCGCTTCATAATGGTTCTTCGGCAAGTTTGCGTCCTTGAAAGCCCGACTAAATAAATTCGGAATCATATCCATTGACACATTTGTCATTTTACATGTTACCTTGACATTCATCAACTCCAATAAAAAGCCTAGTACAGAAAACTCATCACACCCTGGGTATAAAGGCTTCATCATATCGATAAATAACTTCTCCACATTTGGGTTATTACGCTGATCAGCACCGTCCCTAAAGTTTTCGGCTTCGGTATTGCCACCCGTAGGAAAAGCATCATCAAGTAACTCACCAACACCTTCGTTTGATTCGTTATCACTTTCTTCAAACTCAATGTTTGTTTCGTCTGTGTCTGTTTCATAACCCGGCAGATGTTCACCATGATATATCCATACATTGTATGTTGGTTCAAAACCATATTGTATGATATGAACAGCAACAACATCGGGAACATGTCTTCTTGCATTCACACAATTTCTACATGGACAATGTATCTGACCTTCAGTATCAGCATATCTTTCAGCCCATTTTGCAAAAGCTATGGCTCCTCTTATGAACTTTGGATCTACTTTATTAGTGATTTTAGTCCAGCTCTTATCCAAATTCATTGTGAAGTCCTGGTTAACAACAAACATGCATAAACTAAGTAGGCTAATAATGAGAGaaaataaattatttaaaataacTAAAATTTATGTTGGTATTGAAGGAATAATGCTGGGCCGCTGGCTAATAGTAAAACATGTCCTGCAAAGTTGACCTCCCCCATCACTTTGTTCACTATTTTTTAATTGTCTTAATCTTGTATGTTTGGGTTCATTTGACCCGTTACAAATAAGCTTTAGTAGTTAGACCAAATATAATGTTTTGGGTTCTTTAATTTGACCTGTTACAATTGTTTTTGGTCACCAGAACCAAATAAAGTTTGACATGTTACTGGGGTGTGTTACCCAgtaagtgtgtttgtgttctttcGACCCGTCACAAGTGTAATTGcaaattaaaagaaataaaaagtgCAAGGGCAATCTGTGAATTTGCTTTTATATGGTAATAAACTGCAGATTCTTTGTAACCTGGGACTTGAACGACAGTGCATAATTTTGAAGACCGCTGTTtcaaactaagacattatttaaGTTCGCTGTTTGGATCCAATACGGTATTTAAGTCCGCGGTTTCAAAGTAAGAAGTATAAAAGTTCGCTGTTTCAAAATAAGAAGTATAAAAGACCTACGCGCGTTATGGACGACTTcgactaataataaaaatattatatatttacgacTTCTTACGTTTCGACACTCGTTACGGAcctgggtcaaaacgggttcgggtcgaaacgggtcaattaccaaaaaagttgttttggttCGGATCGAAACAGCTATCTTCTACAAGGTATAACATCCAAACAGCAGACTTCTTAAGCTATTAACTTCAAACAGCGGACTGCGGACTACCTAAGAACGCTTATTATTTTGCAGCCCACCTAGTTTCACTCTTTTGGGGTTCAACTCCCCTATTTATGCAAAAACTCCCTCTAACTAGAATGACTTATTATATAAACATGCAAATTGAAAACTACATGGCATactaaaaaaaaaagtaaattaccTTCTGTAGTGCTTAAAGTCAAACAAGTTTGTCGACCAACTGCTGTTGACTTCCCACCTGAAGAATCTACTCCTCCTTATCACTCAATCACCTTGCAAGAGACCTTTGATCGTTATGAATTTAAGCTTCCTGACATGTTAATTAAAATCctaaattttaaatatataaaaaacacaaattgtatttatataagaaaatatgtgtatatataatcTAGAATTCCATTTAATTTATTCAAAACTTACTAGTACAACAGTGGCGTCAAGCTCTAAAACTCGAACACAATCCGTGCAGTGGCGTGAGGCAATGAGGTTCACAGTGACGGAACAGAGGGGTTCAAGTGTTCAACATCAGAAAGCGATGTCGAAGTGATAGCGATTTGATTTCTAATTTGATCGAGTAATGCCTTTGCAAATTGTTGGTCGATTTGTCGAAGTGATAGCAATCTGATTTCTAATTTGAGAGGGTGATACGAAAGAATGACGatttagataaaaaaaaaaaaaaagaaaacaattcTAACCAAAGGGTGCCAATTTGATCGAGTAATGCCTTTGCAAATCGTTGGTCGATTTGTCTAAGAGATAGCAATTTGATTTCTAATTTGAGAGGGTGATATGGAAGAATGACGatttagacaaaaaaaaaaagcaattCTAACCAAATGGTGATACGGAAGAAGATGACACAATCTTCACATATATAAGTTATAATAATATTGTCTTCAAAcattaatataatatattaattaagtcATAATAAGATAACACAATCTTTACATATAtcaatttataataaaaaaactaaGTTATAATAAAATCAAATTATATAGTctgttattttattattaatgttattattattattatattatagattttatttatttaatttattattaaatattacaaaagggtacatgcactaatcggtctttctGGTCTTtctcccgattgctgagtgttatgtgccttatgtccaaggcttgatgcaaaaatACTATCGAGTCAGGGGTCTCACtgaaagcagcctctctattcatacggggtagaggtaaggctgtctacatcttacttCCTTAGATCCAACCTTTGCTTTGTTATTGGTGGGATtaactgagtatgatgatgatgataaataATGGGTTTTTTTAGGCTCGCGGGCTGATGcttgataagtgaagctcggctcgggcttttttactaaacaagcttatttttaggctCGAACTCAAGCTCATTAACAGTAGCTCAGTTCGTTTACCCTCTAGTCACGAGTGATTGGATTTGACTAAGTTTGACTTTGATTAATGAAGTCTAACTTTGGTTGACCAATGTAAGTCGTAATGAGTTATAATGACTCGTGTAACAACTGATGCTCAATGAGGATCAGTTTTAGTCAATGAGGACCAGTTATAGTCGATGTTGTCTATTAGCAGCAATATCACTTGATGATGGTTAAACAAAAGAACTAAAGGTTGCTGGTAGTTAACCTTGATAAAGTGATACGTTATGAATCATTTAGATATATATGACTTAGTTTAACTCGTAGCATCATAATAGAACATATGATCCATTTAGATCACCAATCTTTCGTTTAGGAAAAATGATGAGTAGTTGGTGCAATTGGTGGTCCTTTAATGGTCGTTTAGGGGTCAATGGGTTAATTAGAGATTTTAAGCGTGGTTACGACTATTAAGACTAACATAGCTCACATGACATAACTTATTATAATCAATAACAAgtccacatcaccaaatagactTCTCAGgtgctcgagcctgaaatagagttcgtttagttatcgagcccgagctcgagcctgaaataccaAGCTCGTTTAGGATCGCGAGCCCAAACGAGCCTAAAaaaaattttagttttttatatatatatataatataataaagatgataacattggtgagtcgagctcgagccgagctttggctcgctTAATCCCTGTTgaaacgagctcgagccgagcttctAGCTCAATTGAGGTTGTTCTCGaaatagctcgagccgagctcgagctttgtgTTTTActcacgagccgagctcgagttc
Above is a window of Helianthus annuus cultivar XRQ/B chromosome 14, HanXRQr2.0-SUNRISE, whole genome shotgun sequence DNA encoding:
- the LOC110907263 gene encoding uncharacterized protein LOC110907263 translates to MNLDKSWTKITNKVDPKFIRGAIAFAKWAERYADTEGQIHCPCRNCVNARRHVPDVVAVHIIQYGFEPTYNVWIYHGEHLPGYETDTDETNIEFEESDNESNEGVGELLDDAFPTGGNTEAENFRDGADQRNNPNVEKLFIDMMKPLYPGCDEFSVLGFLLELMNVKVTCKMTNVSMDMIPNLFSRAFKDANLPKNHYEAKKYLRTLGLGYESIHACKHDCALFWKENANLQTCPVCSTSRYEENSKGRKKPVKVLRYFPITGRLKRLYASRHTAKEMLWHDQYRTKEEGVLRHSADGKAWEHFDTTFPDFANDPRNVRLGLASDGFNPFGAKSLSYSMWPVVLIPYNMPPWKSMVDASFMLALLIPGKDSPGKDIDVFLRPLIDELKLLWDTGVETYDCESKQTFNMRAALLWTINDFPAYGYLSGWSTSGYKACPICNEDASSMYIHEIK